Part of the Pseudarthrobacter sp. L1SW genome, ATGTCTGGTCCGCCGACGCGGACGCAACCAGGGTGAAGCACTTAGGCGAGGTTGGTGATTGACGGGTAGAGGGGGTGTGCTTTGGCGAGGGTTTCGACGCGGTGACGCAGCCCCGAAAGGTCCGCATCGGCGTCGGCCGTCAATGCCTCGGCGATGATGTCCGCAACCTCACGGAAGGCAGCCTCACCAAATCCGCGCGTCGCCAGCGCAGGCGTGCCGATCCGCAGGCCCGATGTGACCATCGGCGGGCGCGGGTCGAACGGCACGGCGTTGCGGTTGACCGTGATGTCGATGGCCGCGAGCCGGTCCTCGGCCTGCTGCCCGTCGAGCTCGCAGTTGCGCAGGTCAACGAGGACCAGGTGCACATCGGTGCCGCCGGACACCACGCTGATGCCCTTGGCCGTGACGTCCGGCTGGACCAGGCGTTCGGCCAGGATCCGGGCGCCGGCCAGCACGCGCTCCTGCCGCTCGCGGAACTCCTCGGACGCGGCGATCTTGAATGCCACGGCCTTGCCCGCGATCACGTGTTCCAGCGGGCCGCCCTGCTGACCCGGGAACACAGCCGAGTTGATCTTCTTGGCGATATCGGCGTCGTTGGTCAGGATGATGCCGCCGCGCGGACCGGCGAGGGTCTTGTGCGTGGTGGACGTGGTGACGTGCGCGTGCGGGACGGGCGACGGGTGCAGCCCCGCGGCCACCAGGCCGGCGAAGTGCGCCATGTCCACCATCAGGTAGGCACCGACGGAGTCGGCGATGCGGCGGAACTCGGCGAAGTCCAGCTGCCGGGCGTAGGCGGACCACCCGGCAACGATCAGCGCGGGCTTGGTCTCCTGCGCCAGACGCTCCACCTCTGCCATGTCCACGGTGTGGGTGTCCTCGCGGACGCCGTACGGGACCACGTTGTAGAGCTTGCCGGAGAAGTTGATCTTCATGCCGTGCGTGAGGTGGCCGCCGTGGGCCAGGTTCAGGCCCATGATGGTGTCGCCCGGCTTGATCAGCGCATGCATCACGGAGGCATTGGCCTGCGCGCCGGAGTGCGGCTGGACGTTGGCGAACCCGGCACCGAAGAGCGCCTTGATCCTGTCAATGGCGAGCTGCTCGATGACGTCCACGTGCTCGCAGCCACCGTAGTAGCGCTTGCCCGGGTAGCCTTCGGCGTACTTGTTGGTCAGCACCGATCCCTGCGCCTGCATCACGGCGACGGCGGTGTGGTTCTCGGAGGCGATCATCTCCAGGCCGTCACGCTGGCGGACGAGCTCGTCGTCGATCTTGGCGGCAATCTCCGGGTCCAGCGCGGACAGGTCCGCGTCCAGCGACGGCGACACCACCTGTTCGAAGGCGGTGGTTACCTCCGCCGCGGTGCTCACAGTTCGCCGCCGTTGGCTGCCGCGTACTCCTCAGCGGACATCAGCGGACCCTCGTCGATGACGGCGACTTTGAAGAGCCAGCCGGCGCCGTAGGGATCGTTGTTGATCAGGGCGGGGTCGGAGACCACTTCGTCGTTGATCTCCACAACTTCGCCGGTGACGGGAGCGTAGAGGTCGGAGACGGACTTGGTGGACTCCACCTCGCCGCAGGTCTCCCCCGCGGTCACCGTGGAACCGACCTCGGGCAGGTCCACGTAGACGATGTCGCCCAGGGCTTCGGCGGCGACGGCGGAGATGCCGATGTTGGCGGGGCCGGATCCGTCAGCAGCAACCCATTCGTGCTCGGCGGAGTACTTGAGTTCAGCAACAACTTTTGCCATGTGTAATTCCTTAGGTTCGTAAGTGAAAAGTGAGAGAGCGTCTGGAGAAAAGACGCATCAAGTGAGAGAGCGTCTGGAGAAAACGCGCATCGAGTGAGAGAGCGTTACTTCTGGCGCTTGTAGAACGGGAGGGCCACTACTTCGAAGGGCTCAGGCTTGCCGCGGAGGTCGATGTCCAGGGCGGTGCCGGGTTCGGAGTGTTCGACGTCGACGTAGGCCAGGGCGATCGGGTAACCGAGGGTGGGTGAAGGCTGGCCGGAGGTCACCTCGCCCACGACGTTGCCGTCCTTGAGGACGGGGTAGTGGCTGCGGCCGGCGCGGCGGCCCAGTCCCTTGAGGCCCACGAGCTTGCGGCCGGAGGTTGAGCCTGCACCGAGTGCTTTGAGCTCGGCGAGGACTGCCTTGCCCACGAAGTCCGATTCCTTGGCCAGCGAAACCACCGGGCCCAGGCCAGCGGCGTACGGGTTGCCTTCACGGGAGAGCTCATTGCCGTACAGGGGCATTCCGGCTTCGAGGCGCAGCGAGTCGCGGCAGGCCAGGCCGGCGGGGATGAGGCCGTGGCCGGCGCCAACTTCCAGGAGGGCCTCCCAGAGGCCGGCGGCGTCCTCGTTGGGGATGTAGATTTCGAAGCCGTCCTCGCCGGTGTAGCCGGTGCGGGCCAGCAGCAGGTCCTGGACAGCTCCGTTGACGGTGATCCCTACCTCAACCGCGGCATAGTACTTCAGCTCAGTCACCAGCGGGTGCTGTTCGGCGGGAACCAGCGTCAGCAGGATGGCCTCGGCGTTCGGGCCCTGCACGGCGATCAGGGAGGTCTCGGCGGACACGTCGTCAACAACAACGTCGAAGCCGGCAGCACGCTCAGCCAACGCCGCGGCAACAACGGCGGCATTGCCCGCGTTGGGGACCACCAGGTACTTCTGTTCGCTACGGCGGTAGGAGATCAGGTCATCGATGATCCCGCCGTCTTCCTGGCAGATCAGCGAGTACTTGGCCTTGCCCACGGCCACAGCGGACAGCTTTCCGGCCAGGGCGTAGTCCAGGAAGGCCGCGGCGTCCGGGCCGGTGACCCAGACTTCGCCCATGTGGGAGAGGTCGAACAGGCCTGCGGCGTTGCGGACTGCGTGGTGCTCAGCCAGCTCGGAGCTGTATTTCAGGGGCATCTGCCAGCCGCCGAAGTCGGTGAAGGAGGCGCCGGCAATCTTGTGCTGCTCGTAGAGCGCGGTGTAGTTCTCAGTCATCACGGAATCCTTAGTTCTCAAATTCGGAAAGCGGAGGGCAGGAGCACACGAGGTTGCGGTCCCCTGCAGCGCCGTCGATGCGGCCCACTGGCGGGAAGTACTTGTCCTGACGGAGCGAGGCAACGGGGAAGGCGGCCTGCTCGCGCGGGTAGGTCCGGTCCCATTCGGAAGAGACGACGGCGGCAGCCGTGTGGGGTGCGTTGCGCAGCGGCGACTTCTCCACAGTGAAATCACCCGCAGCCACCTGGTCGATTTCCTTGCGGATGGTGACCATGGCTTCGATGAAGCGGTCGATCTCCGCAAGGTCCTCGGACTCCGTGGGCTCCACCATCAGGGTGCCCGCCACCGGGAAGGACAGCGTGGGGGCGTGGAAGCCGAAGTCGATGAGGCGCTTGGCCACGTCCTCGGCGGTAACACCGGTGCGGGCGGTGAGCTCGCGCAGGTCCAGGATGCACTCGTGTGCCACCAGGCCGGTCTCGCCGGTGTACAGCACGGGGAAGTGCTCGTCCAGGCGGGCAGCAACGTAGTTGGCCGCCAGCAGCGCGGACTTGGTGGCCTCGGTCAGGCCCTGGCCGCCCATCAGCTTCACGTAGGCCCAGGAAATCGGCAGCACACCGGCGGAGCCGAAGCGGGACGCGGAGATCGCAACGCCGTGGCCGGCTTCGTGGGCAGCCTTGTTGGCGTCGCCCGGCATGAACGGTGCCAGGTGCGCCTTCGCAGCGACGGGCCCGACGCCGGGTCCCCCACCGCCGTGCGGGATGCAGAAGGTCTTGTGCAGGTTCAGGTGCGAGACGTCGCCGCCGAACTTGCCCGGCTGTGCCAGCCCGACCAACGCGTTGAGGTTGGCGCCGTCAACGTAGACCTGGCCGCCTGCGGCGTGGATGGCGTCGCACACCTCGCGGACGTCCGAGTCGTAGACGCCGTGGGTGGACGGGTAGGTGATCATGATGGCCGAGAGGACGTCCTTGTGGGCCTCGATCTTGGCCTCCAGGTCCGCGTGGTCGATGGTGCCGTCGGCAGCGGTGGCAACCACCACAACCTTCATGCCCGCCAGGACAGCGGAGGCGGCGTTGGTGCCGTGGGCCGAGGCCGGGATGAGGCAGACGTTGCGCTGTGCCTCGCCGCGGGAGTGGTGGTAGCCGCGGATCGCCAGCAGCCCGGCGAGCTCGCCCTGGGAACCGGCGTTGGGCTGGATGGACACCTGGTCGTAGCCCGTGATCTCGGCGAGGTCGGCTTCGAGCCCGGCGATCAGTTCGCGCCAGCCCTCGGTCTGGGAGTCCGGCGCGAACGGGTGGATGGAGGCGAACTCGGGCCAGGAGATGGCTTCCATCTCGGCGGTCGCGTTCAGCTTCATGGTGCAGGAGCCCAGCGGGATCATGGTCCGGTCAAGCGCCAGGTCCCGGTCGGAGAGGCGGCGGATGTAGCGAAGCAACTGGGTTTCGGAGCGGTGGGTGTTGAACACCGGGTGCTGCAGGTAGGAGGAGGTGCGCAGCACCGATTCCGGCAGCTCAAAGCCCTCGCCGGACACAACCGGACCGGCGCCGAAGGCGACCGCCACCGCGGAGAGGACCTCCGGCGTCGTGGTTTCATCGACGGACACGCCAACCGTGTCCGCGTCGATGAGGCGCAGGTTGATGCCGCGGGCTTCGGCGGCGGTGATCACCTTGGCGGCCTTTCCGGGCACGCGGACGGTGAGGGTGTCGAAGAAGGTGTCGGACACCAGTTCGCGTCCGGCGGCCGTCAACGTGCTGGCCAGGGCGCGGGCGTTGTTGTGGACGGTTTCGGCGATCGCCTTCAGGCCGTCGGGGCCGTGGTAGACGGCGTAGAAGGAGGAGACGATGGCCAGCAGGGCCTGCGCGGTGCAGATGTTGGAGGTGGCCTTTTCGCGGCGGATGTGCTGCTCGCGGGTCTGGAGGGCCAGGCGGTAGGCGGGGACGCCGGCGTTGTCCTTGGACACGCCGACGATGCGGCCCGGGAGGGTGCGCTCCATGCCGTCGCGGACGGCCATGTAGGCGGCGTGCGGTCCCCCAAAGAACAACGGCACGCCGAAGCGCTGGGTGGAGCCGACGGCGATGTCCGCGCCCTGCTCGCCCGGAGGGGTGATGAGGGTGAGGGCCAGGAGGTCGGCGGCGACGGTGACCAGGGCACCGCGGTCCTTGGCCTCGGCGATGACGGCGGACTGGTCCCAGACGCGGCCGGAGACGCCGGGCTGCTGGAGGACCACGCCGTTGATGTCGCCGTCGGGCAGGCCGGACGTGAGGTCAGCGATTTCCACGTCGAAGCCGAGGGCCTCGGCGCGGCCCAGCACGATGGCGATGGTCTGCGGGAGGAGGTCGGCGTCCAGGACGGTCTTGCCGTCCTTCCCAGTCTTGGACTTGTTGGCCCGGCGCATCAGCAGCACGGCTTCGGCCACGGCGGTGGCTTCGTCGAGCAGGGACGCGTTGGCAACGGGCAGGGCGGTGAGGTCCTGGACCATGGTCTGGAAGTTCAGCAGCGCCTCAAGCCGGCCCTGGGAAATCTCGGGCTGGTACGGGGTGTAGGCGGTGTACCAGGCAGGGGCTTCGAGGATGTTGCGGCGGATCACCGGCGGGGTCACGGTGTCGTAGTAGCCCTGGCCAATCATCTGCACGGCCATCTTGTTCTTGCCGGCGAGCTTGCGGAGCTCGGCGAGGACCTGGACTTCACTCAGTGCGCCCTCAAGGGTGAGGGGCTTGTCCTGGCGGATGGAATCCGGGACCGCGCTGTCCACCAGGCCATCAAGGGTGTCGTAGCCGACTGCCTTGAGCATGGTGTCGATGTCGGACTGGCGGCGCGCGCCGATATGGCGGTCAGCGAAGGTGGTTGGGGACGATTGAACCGTCATGAGAGGAACTCCATAATTCAGGTGGCGAAGGGTGCCACTTTGATTCGGGTTCCTCCCCGCTCTGTATTGGACCTGAGAGTTTTGCATTGCCCTGCTGTTCAGCGGGGCGCCACTTGCACCGTCGGTGAGCCCGGTTGCCCGGACTGCTTTCCAGAGTTGCCTTGCCGCGGCGGTACGTGGGCCTGAGAGATTCCTGGGGAGGATTTGCTCCTACGGCGCCTGCAGAACGTACCGGCAGGACTCTCCCGCCGCAGATCATAAGCACGTGCCACTGGTGGGTGACACGGCTCACACCTTACAGGGTCACGGGGCGGGATGCAAAATCCGCGTCCCTCCAAGGCGGACGCACGACGGCGGGACGCGCCCGCCGTCGTGCGCTTGCCAAAGCGTCAGGAGACGCCGGCGAGGACCCCGTCGATCCGCGCCAGCAGTCCGGGCCACCCGCTGCCCATGCCTTCAATGGCCTGCTTGCCCAAGGGGGTGTCGAGGCGGAATCCGGCGTGTTCGTGGTGGAGTACCGTGCCGCCGTCGACCGGCTCGAGCCGCCAGGTGATGGTGGTGTCAAGCACGCCCTCCGAGAAGAGGAAGCTAATGGATTTGCCGGGGTCGGCGCCGAGGACCTCGCACTGCTGCTGGCCCCAGGAGCCCATGTCCAAGGTGAAGCGGTGGCCCACAACCGGCGCGATATCGCCAGGCGCCCACCAGCGGGCCAGCAGTCCGGGGGTGGTCAGCACGGCCCAGACAGATTCCGCGGGGTGCGCGAAGCGGCGTTCGAGCCGGATGGCGTTCTCGGTCATGACGGTTTCTCCTCGTCCAGAAGTTCTGCCAGCGCGTCGAGGCACCGGTTCCCATGTGCCTATTTAGGGGGCGGCCCTTTTGCCGATCCGATAACCAGCCCAGAACGCCAGCACCAGCAGCCCGACTCCGGCGACGGCCAGCCCGATTTGTGTTCCTTGGGTCACGAAGGCGATGCCGTTTCCGCTGAACAGTTGATTGCTCAGGGGCGCGTAGGCGAACCAGCCAAAGCTTGCGTTCGCGTTGCTCCATGCGACGAGGCAGCCCACATTACCGCTGCCAGGCCTGCAATGGGCACGATGGCGGCAAGCAGGCTGGCAGAGTGCGGTGATTTGCGGCTTTCAGATGTGTTGGTGTCCCCCATGCAGGCGAGTCTAGCCGGGCTGCCCACGGCATCCATCCCGGGGCAAGACAGGCTCAGCCCGCCGGGTTTAGGCTGGGCGGATGTTGACCATCGGCAGCACAGTCCTCGGCGTCAACGACGTCGCCCGCTCAACCGCCTTTTGGCACGCCGCCCTCGGCTACGTCCCGCAGGAGCCCGGCGACGAAACCTGGGTGATCCTGGTGCCGGCATCCGGCCATGGAGCGCAGCTTGCCCTCATGCTGAGCGAGACGCCGGTCCAGGAGCACCCCCGCATCCACCTGGATTTGTATGCCGACGACCAGGACGCCGAGGTGGAACGGCTGGTTTCACTCGGCGCCCGGCGCGTCGACTGGGACCTCTACCCGGAGGACCCCGACTTCGTGGTCCTCGCCGACCCGGACGGTAACCGGTTCTGCGTCGTCGACAAGAGTCCGCGGTAGCACCGGAGCCTCTACCCACACCGGATCGGCGCAGCTGCCGGGACGCTTACAATTCAAGTATGTGAACTGTGGGCATTAGCTTTATGCCCCTCGAGCCCTCACTGGGGAGTAGAAGATGGCCGAAGACCGCGGGAATCCGACAGTCAAGTCGGCGGACCGGGCCCTGACCGTGGTCGAATTCGTCGCCGGTAAGGGCTCCGCCAGCTTCACGGAAATTCTAGAAGGGCTGAGCCTGCCGCGTTCGAGCGCACACGGGCTGCTCAATACCCTCTGCGCCGCGGGCTGGCTCGACCACAACAGCGCTAACAAGCAATACTCACTGGGGTTGCGCGCCTGGCAGGTAGGCCAGCTCTACACCGGCCACCAGACCTTGGCCAACGTGGCCAAGCCGGTCATGGACCGGCTCTCGGCGTCACTGGGCGAAACCGTGCAGCTTGCGCTCCTTGATGGAGTTGAAAACGTCTATATCGCGATCAGCCAGGCCCCGGGCGGCATGCGCCTCGGCTCATCCGTAGGCATGCGTCTGCTGGCTCATGCAACCGGGATTGGCAAGGCCCTCCTGAGCATGCTTGAACCCGAGGAAGCCGAACGGCGCCTTGAGTCCGTTGCGCTGCCCAGGCTCACCGAAAAGACGGTAACGGACATTGGAGCCCTCAAGTCGCTGGTGACCCAGGCCAAAGGTGCCGGGTTTGCCCTTGACGACGAGGAGTACCTGGAGGGCTGCCGCTGCGTGGCCGTTCCCCTGACCAGCAAGGCGGGGGGCGGAATGTACGCTGCGCTCTCCGTGACCATGCCGACGGCAAGGACCGACGCCGGGTGGCCCGGAAACATACTCAGCCCGCTGGTCGCCGCGGCTCAGGAGATCCGCGCCCTCCTTGGTGTACGGGAACCAGATCTAACCATTCCCGCTGAACGCAACTCGGACAACCCGCGCAACATTTCCGCCCGTTCCGCGTAGCACCGCGCCATGCTTGCACCCCTCTGTGAGCTGTGCCATACTCAGGCTTGTTCACATTCGTGAACACTATTTCATATTCATGAACTCAATGAGGAGTTAGTGTGTCACTTCCAATGACAGCTCCCACCGGCCAAGCGCTGGCACCGATCGTCAGCCGCGTCACCCGCCGTCTCATCCCGGTCCTTCTGCTCATGTACATCCTGGCGTTCCTGGACCGCGCCAACCTCGGCTTTGCCAAGGCATCCTTCCAGGCGGACACCGGGCTGTCCGACGCGGCGTACGCCTTGGGCGCGGGCATCTTCTTCCTCGGTTACGCAGCACTGGAAGTTCCCAGCAACATCCTCATGCGCAAGCTCGGCGCCAAGATCTGGCTGGCCCGGATCATGATCAGCTGGGGCATCGTCTCCGCACTCATGATGTTCGCCCAGACTGAGTGGGCCTTCTACATCCTCCGGGTACTCCTCGGCATCACCGAGGCAGGGTTCTTTCCCGGCGTAATCCTCTACCTGACGTACTGGATTCCCACCCAGTTCAGGGGGCAGGTCAACGGACTGTTCTACTTCGGCGCACCGCTCGCCTTCATCTTCGGTGGACCGCTCTCGGGGATGCTTCTTGACCTCGACGGCCTGGGCGGGCTGCAGGGGTGGCAGCTCATGTTCCTCGTCACCGGCGCACTCACGGTGGCCGTGGGCATCTGGGCATTCTCCTACCTGGACAACGGACCGGCGGATGCGAAGTGGCTGAACGACAGCGAGCGCGCCACCCTGATCGCAGCACTCAATGTCGAGGACCGGGTCAAAGCGGACCACTCCCCCAAGGGCGCCCTCCGCGCCCTGACGAACCCCAAGGTGCTGTACTTCTGCCTCATCTACTTCACCATCCAGATGAGCGTCTACGGCGTCACGTTCTACCTGCCCACCCAGATCGCCAAGCTCGTGGGCGCGAAGGTGGGGCTCGGCGTCGGGCTCATGACCGCTGTGCCGTGGGGATTCGCCATTCTCGCCACCTTCCTGCTCAGCCGGCTGGCAGACAGGACCGGAAAGCGCCGTCTCGTGGCCTCTGCGTCCCTGACCGCGGCAGCAGTAGGCATCCTGGC contains:
- a CDS encoding IclR family transcriptional regulator, which encodes MAEDRGNPTVKSADRALTVVEFVAGKGSASFTEILEGLSLPRSSAHGLLNTLCAAGWLDHNSANKQYSLGLRAWQVGQLYTGHQTLANVAKPVMDRLSASLGETVQLALLDGVENVYIAISQAPGGMRLGSSVGMRLLAHATGIGKALLSMLEPEEAERRLESVALPRLTEKTVTDIGALKSLVTQAKGAGFALDDEEYLEGCRCVAVPLTSKAGGGMYAALSVTMPTARTDAGWPGNILSPLVAAAQEIRALLGVREPDLTIPAERNSDNPRNISARSA
- the gcvP gene encoding aminomethyl-transferring glycine dehydrogenase, encoding MTVQSSPTTFADRHIGARRQSDIDTMLKAVGYDTLDGLVDSAVPDSIRQDKPLTLEGALSEVQVLAELRKLAGKNKMAVQMIGQGYYDTVTPPVIRRNILEAPAWYTAYTPYQPEISQGRLEALLNFQTMVQDLTALPVANASLLDEATAVAEAVLLMRRANKSKTGKDGKTVLDADLLPQTIAIVLGRAEALGFDVEIADLTSGLPDGDINGVVLQQPGVSGRVWDQSAVIAEAKDRGALVTVAADLLALTLITPPGEQGADIAVGSTQRFGVPLFFGGPHAAYMAVRDGMERTLPGRIVGVSKDNAGVPAYRLALQTREQHIRREKATSNICTAQALLAIVSSFYAVYHGPDGLKAIAETVHNNARALASTLTAAGRELVSDTFFDTLTVRVPGKAAKVITAAEARGINLRLIDADTVGVSVDETTTPEVLSAVAVAFGAGPVVSGEGFELPESVLRTSSYLQHPVFNTHRSETQLLRYIRRLSDRDLALDRTMIPLGSCTMKLNATAEMEAISWPEFASIHPFAPDSQTEGWRELIAGLEADLAEITGYDQVSIQPNAGSQGELAGLLAIRGYHHSRGEAQRNVCLIPASAHGTNAASAVLAGMKVVVVATAADGTIDHADLEAKIEAHKDVLSAIMITYPSTHGVYDSDVREVCDAIHAAGGQVYVDGANLNALVGLAQPGKFGGDVSHLNLHKTFCIPHGGGGPGVGPVAAKAHLAPFMPGDANKAAHEAGHGVAISASRFGSAGVLPISWAYVKLMGGQGLTEATKSALLAANYVAARLDEHFPVLYTGETGLVAHECILDLRELTARTGVTAEDVAKRLIDFGFHAPTLSFPVAGTLMVEPTESEDLAEIDRFIEAMVTIRKEIDQVAAGDFTVEKSPLRNAPHTAAAVVSSEWDRTYPREQAAFPVASLRQDKYFPPVGRIDGAAGDRNLVCSCPPLSEFEN
- the gcvT gene encoding glycine cleavage system aminomethyltransferase GcvT; the encoded protein is MTENYTALYEQHKIAGASFTDFGGWQMPLKYSSELAEHHAVRNAAGLFDLSHMGEVWVTGPDAAAFLDYALAGKLSAVAVGKAKYSLICQEDGGIIDDLISYRRSEQKYLVVPNAGNAAVVAAALAERAAGFDVVVDDVSAETSLIAVQGPNAEAILLTLVPAEQHPLVTELKYYAAVEVGITVNGAVQDLLLARTGYTGEDGFEIYIPNEDAAGLWEALLEVGAGHGLIPAGLACRDSLRLEAGMPLYGNELSREGNPYAAGLGPVVSLAKESDFVGKAVLAELKALGAGSTSGRKLVGLKGLGRRAGRSHYPVLKDGNVVGEVTSGQPSPTLGYPIALAYVDVEHSEPGTALDIDLRGKPEPFEVVALPFYKRQK
- the gcvH gene encoding glycine cleavage system protein GcvH, translating into MAKVVAELKYSAEHEWVAADGSGPANIGISAVAAEALGDIVYVDLPEVGSTVTAGETCGEVESTKSVSDLYAPVTGEVVEINDEVVSDPALINNDPYGAGWLFKVAVIDEGPLMSAEEYAAANGGEL
- a CDS encoding VOC family protein, whose protein sequence is MLTIGSTVLGVNDVARSTAFWHAALGYVPQEPGDETWVILVPASGHGAQLALMLSETPVQEHPRIHLDLYADDQDAEVERLVSLGARRVDWDLYPEDPDFVVLADPDGNRFCVVDKSPR
- a CDS encoding MFS transporter — encoded protein: MSLPMTAPTGQALAPIVSRVTRRLIPVLLLMYILAFLDRANLGFAKASFQADTGLSDAAYALGAGIFFLGYAALEVPSNILMRKLGAKIWLARIMISWGIVSALMMFAQTEWAFYILRVLLGITEAGFFPGVILYLTYWIPTQFRGQVNGLFYFGAPLAFIFGGPLSGMLLDLDGLGGLQGWQLMFLVTGALTVAVGIWAFSYLDNGPADAKWLNDSERATLIAALNVEDRVKADHSPKGALRALTNPKVLYFCLIYFTIQMSVYGVTFYLPTQIAKLVGAKVGLGVGLMTAVPWGFAILATFLLSRLADRTGKRRLVASASLTAAAVGILASALTDNPLMGLAALSLGAAGFISVQPVFWTLPTGMLVGAAAAGGIALINSIGSLGGFVAPIAKTWAEASFGPSAGLFLLAGTAMAGAVLLFNSHRISKIVDTNPLAQPIPEKVH
- a CDS encoding SRPBCC domain-containing protein, with product MTENAIRLERRFAHPAESVWAVLTTPGLLARWWAPGDIAPVVGHRFTLDMGSWGQQQCEVLGADPGKSISFLFSEGVLDTTITWRLEPVDGGTVLHHEHAGFRLDTPLGKQAIEGMGSGWPGLLARIDGVLAGVS
- the glyA gene encoding serine hydroxymethyltransferase, which translates into the protein MSTAAEVTTAFEQVVSPSLDADLSALDPEIAAKIDDELVRQRDGLEMIASENHTAVAVMQAQGSVLTNKYAEGYPGKRYYGGCEHVDVIEQLAIDRIKALFGAGFANVQPHSGAQANASVMHALIKPGDTIMGLNLAHGGHLTHGMKINFSGKLYNVVPYGVREDTHTVDMAEVERLAQETKPALIVAGWSAYARQLDFAEFRRIADSVGAYLMVDMAHFAGLVAAGLHPSPVPHAHVTTSTTHKTLAGPRGGIILTNDADIAKKINSAVFPGQQGGPLEHVIAGKAVAFKIAASEEFRERQERVLAGARILAERLVQPDVTAKGISVVSGGTDVHLVLVDLRNCELDGQQAEDRLAAIDITVNRNAVPFDPRPPMVTSGLRIGTPALATRGFGEAAFREVADIIAEALTADADADLSGLRHRVETLAKAHPLYPSITNLA